The Burkholderia ambifaria AMMD genome contains the following window.
GCCGCGCGAAACGCTCGTGCTCGCGCGTCCCGACGCGTTCGTCAGCGTCGAATTCGCGGTGCGCGACCATCTTGCGCAGCCCCACGCGCCGGTGCATTACGTCGAGAACACGCTGATCAATTCGCTGTTCGGGCTGCTGTGCTGGGAGCCCGTGTTCGCGGCCGTGCCCGGCGCGTTCTTTCACCCGTTCCAGCGCGGCCCGGCCGACCTGCACGCGCCCGATTTCGCGGTGCGCCGCACGGACGCGTTCGCCGGCTGTTTCGCGCAGCTCGACTCGGACGCGTACCGCGACACGATCCGCCGCCACCATGCGACGAAAGCGGGGCTGCAATCGCCGTTCGTGTTCTGGGGCGTGCTGACCGACGAGCTGCTCGACGACGCGCTGGCCTGCCTGCCGCCCGAGCACCTGCGGCTGTGGTTCACGCGCCTGCTCGCGGACATCCGCAGCAACCGTTCGGGGCTGCCCGACCTCGTGCGGTTCTGGCCCGGCGAGCGACGCTACGAGCTGATCGAGGTGAAGGGCCCCGGCGACCGCCTGCAGGACAACCAGACGCGCTGGCTCGCGTACTGCGTCGCGCACGGCATTCCGGTGCGTGTCGTCGATGTCGAATGGGCGGGCGCCGACGTCGCGCAGGCCGAGGCGGCGGGGCTGTCCGCATGAGCTATGTCGTCGCCGTGCGGGCCATGTGCGAGTTCACCGCGCGACGCGGCGATCTCGACCTGCGCTTCACGCCCGCGCCGACCGCACTCGAAGGCATCGCCGGTCATGGCGCGGTCACGTCGAAGCGCGGCGCGCGCTACGAAACCGAGATCGCGCTGAGCGGCACCTGGGGCACGCTGACCGTGCGCGGGCGCGCGGACGGTTACGATCCGGTCGCGAACCGGCTCGAGGAGATCAAGACCTACCGCGGCAGCCTCGATGCGATGCCGGCCAATCATCGCGCGCTTCACTGGGCGCAGGCGAAGGTCTATGCGCACCTGATGTGCGACGCACGCGGCCTTACGGAAATCAACGTCGCGCTCGTGTATTTCGACATCGTGTCCGAGCGCGAGACCGTGCTGACGGAAACGCTGAGCGCCGACGTGCTCGCCGCGTTCTTTGCGGAGCAGTGCGCGTGCTTCGTCGGCTGGGCCGAGCGCGAGACCGCGCATCGTGCGGCCCGCGATGCGGCGTTGCGTGCGCTGGCGTTTCCGCACGGGCAATTCCGCAGCGGTCAGCGCGAGCTGGCGGTGTCCGTCTATCGGGCCGCGCGCGACGAACACTGCCTGATGGCGCAGGCGCCGACCGGCATCGGCAAGACGCTCGGCACGGTCTTCCCGCTGCTGAAGGCGTGCGGCGAGGGCGAGCTCGATCACGTGTTCTTCCTGACCGCGAAGACGCCCGGCCGCGCGCTCGCGCTGGAGGCGGCGACGACGCTCGGCGCCGGCACGCCGGCGCTGCCGCTGCGCGTGCTGGAGCTCGTCGCCCGCGACAAGGCATGCGAGCATCCGGACCGCGCGTGTCACGGCGAATCATGCCCGCTCGCGCAAGGCTTTTACGACCGGCTGCCGGCCGCGCGCGACGCGGCGATCGGCGCCGGGCTGCTCGATCGCGCCACCGTGCGCGAAGCCGCGCTCGCGCACGACGTCTGTCCGTATTACCTGTCGCAGGAGCTGGCGCGCTGGTCGGACATGGTGATCGGCGACTACAACTACTACTACGACGGCAGCGCGATGCTGCACACGCTCGCGCAGCAGAACCAGTGGCGGGTCGGCGTGCTCGTCGACGAGGCGCACAACCTGCTCGATCGCGCCCGCAGGATGTACAGCGCATCGCTCGACCCGTTCGCGTTCGCAGCCGCGCGCGAGGCGGCGCCGGCGGCGCTGCGCAAGGCGTTCGACCGGCTCGCGCGCGCGTGGGGCACCGTCAATCGCGCACAGGCCGAGCGCTATGCGGCCTATCCGGAGATTCCGGGCCCGATCGTGTCGGCCGTGCAGAACCTCGTCGCGACGATCGGCGAACACCTGACCGATGCGCCGCGCGCGAACGACGACGCGCTGCTGCGGTTTCATTTCGAGGCGATCCAGTTCGGCGTGCTCGCCGACGCGTTCGACAGCGCGTCGATCTTCGACGCGACGCTGCACGGCGAGCCGCTGCCGCGCCAGTCGGGGCTCGACGGCGTCGCGCCGGCCGGGCGCCAGCGCCGCATCCAGTCGACGCTGTGCGTGCGCAACGTGATTCCGGCCGCCTTTCTCGCGCCGCGCTACGAAGCCGCGCGCGCGACCGTGCTGTTTTCCGGCACGCTGAGTCCGTTTCATTTCTATCGCGACACGCTCGGGCTGCCGGCCGACACGGGCTGGCTCGACGTCGACGGGCCGTTTCGCGCCGAGCAACTGACCGTGCGCGTCGCGAGCCATGTGTCGACCCGCTGGCGCGACCGCGACCGTTCGCTCGAACCGATCGCGGACCTGATCGCCGCGCAGTATGCGACGCGGCCCGGCAACTACCTCGGTTTTCTCAGCAGCTTCGACTATCTCGGCCGCGTCGTCGCGTTGATGCAGACGCGCCATCCGGACGTGCCCGTATGGGCCCAGGCGCCCGGCATGGCCGAAAGCGAGCGCGACGCGTTTCTGGCGCGCTTCGACGCGGGCGGGCGCGGTGTCGGCTTCGCGGTGCTGGGCGGTGCGTTCTCGGAAGGTGTGGATCTCGTCGGCGAGCGGCTGATCGGCGCGTTCATCGCGACGCTCGGGCTCCCGCAGGTCAACGACGTCAACGAACAGATGCGGCGCGCGATGGAGGCGCGTTTCGGTAACGGCTACGACTACATGTATCTGTACCCGGGTTTGCA
Protein-coding sequences here:
- a CDS encoding ATP-dependent DNA helicase; protein product: MSYVVAVRAMCEFTARRGDLDLRFTPAPTALEGIAGHGAVTSKRGARYETEIALSGTWGTLTVRGRADGYDPVANRLEEIKTYRGSLDAMPANHRALHWAQAKVYAHLMCDARGLTEINVALVYFDIVSERETVLTETLSADVLAAFFAEQCACFVGWAERETAHRAARDAALRALAFPHGQFRSGQRELAVSVYRAARDEHCLMAQAPTGIGKTLGTVFPLLKACGEGELDHVFFLTAKTPGRALALEAATTLGAGTPALPLRVLELVARDKACEHPDRACHGESCPLAQGFYDRLPAARDAAIGAGLLDRATVREAALAHDVCPYYLSQELARWSDMVIGDYNYYYDGSAMLHTLAQQNQWRVGVLVDEAHNLLDRARRMYSASLDPFAFAAAREAAPAALRKAFDRLARAWGTVNRAQAERYAAYPEIPGPIVSAVQNLVATIGEHLTDAPRANDDALLRFHFEAIQFGVLADAFDSASIFDATLHGEPLPRQSGLDGVAPAGRQRRIQSTLCVRNVIPAAFLAPRYEAARATVLFSGTLSPFHFYRDTLGLPADTGWLDVDGPFRAEQLTVRVASHVSTRWRDRDRSLEPIADLIAAQYATRPGNYLGFLSSFDYLGRVVALMQTRHPDVPVWAQAPGMAESERDAFLARFDAGGRGVGFAVLGGAFSEGVDLVGERLIGAFIATLGLPQVNDVNEQMRRAMEARFGNGYDYMYLYPGLQKVVQAAGRVIRTEHDEGVVHLIDDRYRRREVRDLLPRWWRIG